The following proteins come from a genomic window of Salvia hispanica cultivar TCC Black 2014 chromosome 4, UniMelb_Shisp_WGS_1.0, whole genome shotgun sequence:
- the LOC125218692 gene encoding uncharacterized protein LOC125218692, producing MERKHLSTIANHVIGTCAQKLDTSVDNLVEEFERGWKPQMDGYSKKLVDFCCSKALALMCGCGTIDETISDGSFSRLTFDMMLAWEMPSSSDEESHSESVAKAREERKAPSVINQLQDDVSLFYTDLMPLLVDREPSAGEDAFVWLGKHVPLVVDIVNGRFTYETLTAATANRLHFPAYDIFLKEIQRCIKHLQKQDTPTGVELADYEFILHVEGTASSDRVVRHIGGTSWPGRLTLTNYALYFEASGIVSYEDAVKLDLSKDLQQSVKPTATGPWGAPLFDKAIVYESSELKEGVVLEFPEMTSSTRRDHWLALVEEIMLLHQFLLKFKVNSEEQAWELHARTILGITRLHAAREMLRISPPEPKSFLIFSLLDELPKGDYILQELSDSLKATTGGNPCSASSILMNLNVARSCIPCLEPNQITSDSGMVQPENLSLLEDAINQSREEAKEVDVAKASAEVLKEEGISESSMVLMGLLTPCISLITRGQQALQWERPLITATLVFSSLIIIYKEWVGPAISALLLWIVSKMLQVRRRGLPQKENKIVIYAGSDQTTMESIVTAQQGLRTVHETMKQINITMLKIWSILTSEAPKHTNTVMVATGCCAVILAVIPFKYILMAGVVYSAVMTSKVGRSMQNDQSNRRMREWWDSIPIIPVEFTDNEASATI from the exons AAAGCTGGACACCTCTGTTGATAATCTAGTTGAAGAATTCGAGAGAGGATGGAAGCCTCAGATGGATGGATACTCAAAGAAACTAGTAGACTTCTGCTGTTCCAAAGCACTTGCCCTCATGTGTGGGTGTGGCACCATTGATGAAACAATCAGTGACGGCTCATTCAGCCGCCTCACTTTTGATATGATGCTTGCTTGGGAGATGCCAAGCTCCTCAGATGAAGAATCTCACTCT GAGTCTGTGGCGAAAGCGAGAGAGGAGAGGAAGGCTCCCTCAGTTATCAACCAACTACAGGATGATGTTTCTCTTTTCTATACAGATCTCATGCCACTCCTA gttgaTCGAGAGCCAAGTGCTGGAGAGGATGCATTTGTATGGCTGGGGAAACATGTTCCTTTGGTTGTAGACATTGTCAATGGAAGATTTACTTATGAGACATTGACTGCTGCTACCGCAAATCGCCTTCATTTTCCAGCATACGACATTTTCTTGAAAGAGATCCAGag ATGTATAAAGCATTTACAGAAGCAAGACACTCCAACGGGTGTGGAGTTAGCAGACTATGAATTTATATTGCACGTCGAGGGAACTGCAAGTTCTGACAGGGTGGTGCGCCATATTGGGGGAACAAGTTGGCCAG gcAGGTTGACACTGACAAACTACGCACTCTACTTTGAGGCCTCGGGAATCGTGTCATATGAAGATGCAGTAAAACTCGATCTTTCAAAGGACCTTCAGCAGAGTGTAAAACCTACAGCTACCGGTCCTTGGGGTGCTCCCCTTTTCGACAAAGCTATAGTTTATGAATCTTCTGAATT GAAAGAGGGCGTCGTCTTAGAGTTCCCTGAGATGACGAGCTCGACAAGACGCGACCATTGGCTTGCTCTCGTGGAGGAGATCATGCTTCTGCACCAGTTTCTGCTCAAGTTCAAGGTGAATTCAGAAGAACAAGCGTGGGAACTGCACGCGAGGACCATATTAGGGATCACTCGACTTCATGCAGCACGAGAAATGCTCAGAATTTCACCTCCAGAGCCAAAGAGCTTCTTAATATTTTCCTTACTGGATGAGCTTCCAAAGGGGGATTACATACTGCAGGAGCTCTCCGATAGTCTGAAAGCAACCACTGGTGGAAATCCATGCAGTGCCAGTTCAATTCTCATGAATTTGAATGTCGCTCGATCCTGCATCCCTTGCCTAGAGCCGAACCAGATCACTAGTGACAGTGGAATGGTGCAGCCAGAAAACCTGTCATTACTGGAGGACGCTATAAACCAATCGAGAGAGGAAGCCAAAGAAGTTGACGTGGCCAAAGCTTCAGCTGAGGTTCTAAAAGAGGAAGGAATCAGTGAAAGTTCCATGGTTCTTATG gGTCTGCTTACTCCATGTATAAGTTTAATCACCCGGGGCCAACAAGCTCTGCAATGGGAACGGCCTTTGATCACTGCCACTCTGGTTTTTTCTTCACTGATAATCATCTACAA AGAATGGGTCGGCCCTGCTATATCTGCGTTATTGTTGTGGATAGTCTCAAAGATGCTACAGGTCAGAAGGAGAGGACTCCCACAAAAGGAGAACAAAATTGTCATCTATGCTGGATCCGATCAGACGACGATGGAGAGTATAGTAACTGCACAACAGGGACTAAGAACCGTGCACGAGACAATGAAGCAGATAAATATAACAATGCTCAAAATCTGGTCAATACTGACCTCAGAAGCTCCAAAG CACACGAACACGGTGATGGTGGCCACAGGTTGCTGTGCGGTCATACTGGCTGTGATCCCGTTCAAATATATCCTAATGGCCGGTGTAGTGTATAGTGCTGTGATGACATCAAAAGTTGGGAGGTCCATGCAGAATGACCAAAGCAATCGGCGAATGAGGGAATGGTGGGACTCCATTCCGATCATCCCTGTTGAGTTCACAGACAACGAAGCTTCAGCAACGATCTGA
- the LOC125218691 gene encoding protein RRP6-like 2, whose amino-acid sequence MEIDHPEGETPIKSDRLRNLSSKGSFPTSVAKLSGSSRIIPSETDFHFYNNFEEFKNPIAQINDKSSTLLSIIGASEDLLGKPILLPDDKSVELDEDLAFDWLVNVNDEMYERLDASLDDFKMLRDKEEESGVRAMRVDHDGEENGFQMVYGRKNRKGSGGAERNVEGVAKGGQEVKVAEKVKPKVPFHIPSIPRPQDEYKIIVNNANQPHDHIWLERSEDGSRFLHPLEKLSVLDFVDSSESTVEPEKPLPLEVTPFKFVEEVKDLKQLAIKLRSVDEFAVDLEHNQYRSFQGLTCLMQISTRTEDFVIDTLKLRVHIGPHLRELFKDPTKRKVMHGADRDIHWLQRDFSIYVCNMFDTGQASRVLKMERFSLEHLLNHFCGVQANKQYQNADWRIRPLPAEMIKYAREDTHYLLYIYDLMRARLLRSPAESESSDPPLIEVYKRSYEICTQLYQKELLTDTSYLHIYGLQDADLSAQQLAVVSGLCEWRDIVARAEDESTGYVLPNRTLIELAKQMPLTPNQMRRALKTKHPYIERNLSSVVSIIRISIQNAASFEEACKYLKEKRMESLHETRTLAPEESEVLPVEIPEMSKAAEEIEFAQNSGVPIDAVVESSLASRQHNDESHDFKSSRTKVNKKGNMNDGAAYQGATSPAGDAKYRHTTTNPPHSAEATVETLKKPSRAFGALFGNSAKRKFNLDKPEKEDSKLEQIKSTVSLPFHTFSGGDERLHSEVKESAKIPEVVREEEPPAPATDSSLVDIIVLDDSDIEDSDDANLDATRDDRSRQVENNETGSTLEGDEPISLSDLSSSFRKCFPSLEQAMGSKVVDKSRPAEASIEVKPFDYEAARKQVIFGGQRKVEPLVEDDGSSKRKERRKGSAAVGKDDEPSEHPQGRRRQAFPASGNRSATFR is encoded by the exons ATGGAAATTGATCACCCCGAAGGCGAGACCCCAATAAAATCCGATCGTCTACGCAATCTCTCGTCCAAGGGATCTTTTCCCACTTCCGTTGCGAAGCTTTCAGGGTCCTCGCGCATCATACCTTCGGAAACGGATTTCCATTTCTACAACAACTTTGAAGAATTCAAGAACCCTATCGCCCAAATCAACGACAAATCCTCCACCCTTTTGAGTATTATTGGGGCGTCAGAGGATTTGCTCGGGAAGCCAATTCTTTTGCCGGATGACAAAAGCGTTGAATTGGATGAGGACTTGGCGTTTGATTGGCTGGTGAATGTGAACGACGAGATGTACGAGAGGCTTGATGCATCGTTGGATGACTTTAAGATGCTGCGGGATAAGGAAGAGGAGAGTGGTGTGAGGGCCATGAGAGTAGACCATGACGGTGAGGAAAATGGGTTTCAGATGGTTTATGGgaggaaaaatagaaaaggttCGGGAGGGGCGGAGAGGAATGTGGAGGGTGTGGCCAAAGGGGGGCAAGAAGTGAAGGTGGCGGAGAAAGTGAAGCCCAAGGTTCCTTTCCATATACCTTCTATTCCGCGGCCGCAAGACGAGTATAAGATTATTGTGAATAACGCGAATCAGCCGCATGATCATATCTGGTTGGAGAGGAGTGAGGATGGGTCTAGGTTCTTGCATCCTTTG GAGAAACTCTCtgttcttgattttgttgattcaAGTGAAAGTACCGTTGAGCCTGAAAAACCTCTTCCTTTAGAAGTCACACCCTTCAAGTTTGTAGAAGAAGTGAAAGATTTGAAGCAGTTAGCCATAAAATTACGTAGTGTGGATGAATTTGCG GTTGATTTAGAACACAACCAATACAGATCTTTTCAAGGTTTAACTTGCTTGATGCAAATATCGACAAGAACTGAGGATTTTGTCATAGACACTCTGAAACTTCGTGTTCACATTGGTCCACACCTTAGAGAGTTATTCAAAGACCCAACTAAGAGAAAG GTAATGCATGGAGCGGATCGGGATATTCATTGGCTTCAACGCGACTTTAGCATTTATGTCTGCAATATGTTTGACACAGGACAG GCGTCCAGGGTattgaaaatggaaagatTCAGTCTGGAACACCtgttgaatcatttttgtGGAGTTCAAGCAAACAAACA ATACCAAAATGCAGATTGGCGGATCAGACCACTTCCCGCTGAGATGATTAA ATATGCTAGAGAAGATACACATTATTTGCTGTACATATATGATCTTATGAGGGCAAGATTACTAAGATCACCTGCGGAATCTGAAAGTTCTGATCCTCCTCTTATCGAG GTCTACAAAAGGAGTTATGAAATTTGCACCCAACTTTATCAGAAAGAACTCCTGACAGACACTTCCTACCTTCACATTTATGG GTTGCAGGATGCTGATCTTAGTGCTCAACAGCTAGCAGTTGTTTCT GGACTTTGTGAATGGAGGGATATTGTTGCTCGTGCAGAAGATGAAAGCACTGGTTATGTTTTGCCAAATAGGACTCTTATCGAACTTG CTAAACAGATGCCTCTCACGCCAAACCAGATGCGTCGGGCTTTGAAGACCAAACATCCATACATTGAGCGGAATCTTAGTTCAGTTGTTAGTATTATACGTATCTCTATCCAAAATGCTGCTTCATTTGAGGAGGCCTGTAAATATCTAAAGGAAAAGCGTATGGAATCG TTACATGAAACGAGAACTTTGGCTCCGGAAGAATCTGAAGTTTTGCCTGTTGAAATACCTGAGATGTCGAAAGCTGCGGAGGAAATCGAATTTGCACAGAATAGTGGTGTACCTATTGATGCTGTAGTTGAGAGCTCATTAGCTTCAAGACAACATAATGATGAGTCTCACGACTTCAAGAGTTCTAGGActaaagtgaataaaaaagGTAATATGAATGACGGTGCTGCTTATCAAGGTGCAACATCTCCTGCGGGTGACGCCAAATATAGACACACTACTACAAATCCACCGCATTCG GCTGAAGCAACCGTTGAGACGCTAAAAAAGCCATCCCGTGCCTTTGGGGCATTGTTCGGAAACTCAGCCAAAAGGAAGTTCAATCTTGATAAACCA GAGAAAGAAGACTCCAAACTAGAGCAGATAAAATCAACAGTGAGTCTCCCTTTCCACACATTTTCAGGCGGAGATGAAAGATTGCATTCAGAAGTCAAGGAATCTGCAAAGATTCCAGAAGTTGTACGTGAAGAAGAGCCTCCTGCTCCTGCAACTGATTCAAGTTTAGTAGATATTATTGTTTTGGATGATTCAGACATTGAGGATTCAGACGATGCCAATTTAGATGCTACCAGAGATGACCGGTCCAGACAAGTCGAAAACAATGAAACCGGCTCTACTTTGGAAGGAGATGAACCCATATCATTATCGGATCTGTCCTCCAGCTTCCGGAAATGCTTTCCATCACTAGAACAAGCCATGGGTTCTAAAGTGGTGGACAAATCTCGACCAGCGGAAGCCTCCATAGAGGTGAAACCCTTTGATTATGAAGCTGCTCGCAAACAGGTCATATTTGGAGGCCAGAGGAAGGTGGAACCCTTGGTGGAAGATGATGGCAGTTCGAAGAGAAAAGAGAGGAGAAAAGGTTCTGCTGCTGTAGGCAAGGATGATGAGCCATCAGAACACCCACAAGGTAGACGGCGTCAGGCTTTTCCAGCATCTGGCAACCGCAGTGCAACCTTTCGCTGA